Part of the Perognathus longimembris pacificus isolate PPM17 chromosome 1, ASM2315922v1, whole genome shotgun sequence genome, GTTTGATAGTTAAGGGTTCTGTTTTGTTTAACATTTGTTGACAGCCTTATTGATAATCTGCTTTCTCATACATCTATATTTGTTTTTGAAGGTTTTAGAAGATGGCGAAGTTCATGACACCTGTGATCCAGGATAACCCCTCGGGTTGGGGTCCCTGTGCAGTTCCTGAGCAGTTTCGTGACATGCCCTACCAGCCCTTCAGCAAAGGAGATCGGCTGGGAAAGGTAATTGGCTGTCAGTAAGAATCTTGCTGTCTCTGGAGTCTGCAGGTCTCCGGAGACACAGTTAAAATGTTACTCTCTCAAAAGCAGGACCCCTATAAAAGCATTCCCTGTTGGGGTTGCAGCTAAGACAGGGTATGACTCCTGGAAGTTGGCCCAGAGTGGCATTGTTTGCCAGCTCCTATGGTTTTCCACACAAGTCTCTCTTACTTGCTGACATTTCTGGGTCCACAGAAACTAGCTTGGTCCATCAATGCGTTCTCTTTCTTGATCCTAACAGGTTGCAGACTGGACAGGTGCCACATACCAAGATAAGAGGTACACAAGTAAGTGGCCAGTGGGGCTGCCCAAATCAGGGTCTGGAGAATGATCCTTAGTATGAGCatgaggaagggaaaaaatgctgataatgcctataatcccttgggaggctgaaacgTGTGTATTATGAGTTCCAGACGAAGCTGGGCTACACGGGAAGATTCTGTCTTAGGTGGATGATATTTTGGTTATATGGTTATTAGGGATGTGTCTTGACTGTGAACATTagcaaagttttttaaaaatagcccCAGAACTTAGACATTTTATTAAAGAAGTCTAGACTGTTACCATGAGAGTTTTCCCCCCTCTTTGGCCACAGACTCCCTTTAAAGAATGTTAAGTCAAGTACCGGTTGataattcacacctgtaatccaagctacccaggaggctgaaatctgaggattgcagttcaaagccacctttattaagcaggaaagttcatgaaactcttatctccagttagccaacaaaaagccagaaatagagctgtgcctcagtggtagagcaccagcctagggCAAAgctgttcagggacagtgcccaggctcttagttcaagtcccaggaccagcacatcccccacccccccaaaaaaagcctgaTGAACACATTGCCATTTTGCATTTTACTACTTGGGACTTTCTGAATCCAGAGCCAGTCAATGGATTCCAGGTTTAAAAGTCCTGGTAAGGTAAAGAGGTTTTTACCTTGGTGACAGTTGGAAGTATTTACAAATGCTGACTAAACTAGAGTTTTGAATAAGATGTCTGAGTCTGGATCAGCAAGTGAGTTTACCTTGGCCCATGAGACATGTCTGCCTTGAAACGAGATGATGGCAGTAATGGTGTGCAGGCCCCTGCTTGCCTCTGTCCATCAGTCTCAGCTCAGATGCTGAGATGGCAAGGCAGGCAGAGAGTGAAGTGGGCTACCTGCAGTTCCTCACATTCCTTGGGAAGTTATTTTCTAACATGAATGTGCCTGTGGATCGGCTGGGGGTCCTGCTAAGTGTTGGCCCGGTTGAGTGGGTGTGGGCTGGGACAGGTACTTGTGGACAGCTGGCAGATGATAGTCACCGTCACTGTCACTTTGGCCTCCAGATAAGTACTCCTCTCAGTTTGGCGGTGGAAGTCAGTATGCTTATTTCCATGAAGAGGACGAAACTAGCTTCCAGCTGGTGGATACGGCACGCACGCAGAAGACAGCCTACCAGCGGAACCGGATGAGGTTTGCACAGGTAGGCAGAAGACAGCCACCTGACCAGCTTGGGACTGCTAGGGCTCACTAACTGCCAAAATATTTCTTGTGAGTGCTAATAAAGTATGGCACCATTTGGCGGAAGCCAAGTGACAGTCCAGTGACAAGTTCTGTCCCAGTGAAATTGAGTAGTTTgggatttgttttgctttttaccgATGGCTACCATTGACTTCTTCAGGATTTTCAATGAAAAGGAAACTTGTTAAATGCATTATAGCTTCCATTTAGCTTCGATCATAATGTTTCTGGGGGCCTATCTTTCACATTTCCACTTTGCTTTTATATTTCAGTCCTTGAATACGTGTTTGACCTTATAATTTTGTTAATATTCAACTCTATAACCTACATACATATAGACTGTTCGATGTTCttctctcccccttttttttttgtcctggttttgaactcaggtctgtgcactgtctctgatttCCTGATCACTTGGAAGTCATACTCCTGTGCTAGGAACAGATACTTGTGCTGAGTAGAAAGGCACATTGTACCCACTGACTCACCTAATTGCTATATGCAGACTTTATTAAGTAGATGGTCCAGTTGAGCTGCGTCTTCTGGGCAAAAATAGAACTCAGCAACTCGAATGCGACCCATAAACCCACTTGAGTGGAACTGCATTGTGGGAATGTGAGTTCCAGGCAATTCCAGCACTTCCATGCGCATTCCCACAGACTGCTGGTGCTGTAAAGTGCAGAGTACAGCAGGATCCAGGGTTGTACACCCTACACTTTGGAGATCTCCCACTAATAGCCTATACACAGCCAAATCTCTGACACGTGTCTTCCTGATTTCCTAGCGGAACCTCCGCAGAGACAAAGATCGGCGGAACATGTTGCAATTCAACCTGCAGACACTGCCTAAGAGTGCCAAGCAGAAAGAGAGGTGAGATTCcacccctgtccccccccaccccccacatacacacacatacaccccccagccctgccagaaCAAAGCGCCCTTCCCAGACTGGCCATGCCCAGATAGCATGGGGCCCAAGCAGGAGGATGGCTTCTTCCCCACCATTGCATAAAAAAGCCGCTTCCAAGAGCCAGCTGTGCCACCTTGCAGCCTATTCTCCAGTGTCCATTCGCAGCAGGCAACATGAGCAGGAAGCCTCTTGTGGTGGGCTTGCATGATGAGGGTAGGAAAGCAGGCAGGTACCAAGTAACTGGGCTTGCCAAGGCTTTGTCCTGCGTCCTGCACAACCCTGCATCCTCAGCACCCTGAGCTGTGAAGAACCTCAGCCACCACACGCCTGGCTAGGGCCACCACAGGAGGCTGAGTGCTACATCTGGCCAGTGTTGGGGGACGGCGTGCCTCTGCTCACATCCCTGGTGGGTGCCCATTTGGGGTCTTCCTTTCTGGACGCTTCTGTTTTCCATAGTCCTGAGAAGAACAGCTTCCATCTTCTGAAGAAGCCTGTGACTTGAGGCCTTCCTCTGACAGTACAGTATTCTGTCTTTTCAGAGAACGCATTCGGCTGCAGAAAAAGTTCCAGAAGCAATTTGGAGTGAGGCAAAAATGGGACCAAAAATCACAGGTGATGTATGCATACCAAAATTCTAAATCGTGTGCTGTTAGCATTCGCCTCCTATTCTCTCAAGCCCTGAGCAGCTACTGGTCTCTCCTCTGTGGATTCTCCTGATCCGCACATTTCATGCTGGTAGAATTGTGTGACCTGTGATCTTATGTGATAGGACTACTTTCATTACCGTAATGTTTTCAAGGCTGTCATGTTAGAGCAtatggttttttatttttgtgccactcctgaggcttgaaccaggcctgggccctggtcctaaactttttgctcaagattagtactcttaaccatttgagcctcagcaccacttccagcttttttggtagttaattggggataagaatttcacaaGCTTTTTCTTCTGGGTCTGGCTTTAAATTAtaaccctctgatctcagctttccctgagtagctaagattacaggcatgagccaccagcacccagctgatggGGTCTTTCTTGATTAGTCACAGACAATTGACTCTAAGATCCCCTAAGAATACCAAAATTTACAAGTGCTAAACTTGTCCTACATAAGATTGTGTAGTGTTTATGTAGTGCCTGCACATCCTTTTCACACATTTTAAGTCATAACTTGATTTAACCAAATGCTTAGAACCATAAACATTTCCAATTTTGGAACAGACTGCTAGCTAACCACCATGATCTGAAGTGAAACCGAGCTTCCTCAGCACTCAGCTTCAAGTTTGGAGCATTTCAGAgtggagggttttttgttttgttttttttaattgtcaaactgatatacagagcagttacagtttcatacgttaggcattggatacatttcttgtattgtttgttacctcctccctcattcccccttttcctttccccccatgagttgttcagtaaatTTACACTAgtcttacaagtattgcttttgtaatcgcttgtcttttttaccctgtctctctcaattttggtattttctttcagtttcctagttctaatacctgtatacacggtttccactgTACAGAGTGTAATGCCTAATACCATATTATTAACATTAAcagattctttttatttgtttgtcagtcctgggcttgaactcaaggcctaggcactgtccctgagcttcttttgctcaaggctagtgcattctacttcttgagccacagcgccacgtccagctttttctgttcatgtggtgcttcatgcaccagggcttcatgcattgtaggcaagcactctaccactaaaccacgttcccagcccagatttttttttttaatgtctgttatggggtctgaactcaggacttaggtgctatctctcagctcttttgctcaaggctagtactctcaccactttgagccacagctccacttccagtttttgagtgtttaattggaaataagagtctcatgaggacttgtctgtccaagctggctttgaactgtaatcctcagatcttatcctccagagtagaggattataggcatgagccactgatacccagcaaCATTAACAGATTTTATACTATTTTATTAGGTAATAGTGACAAAAATCCATTTATGTTTGTCACAACTACAACTTTTCctccaatttttatttatttatttattttgcgccagtactagggcttgaactgagggtctgggtactatcccttagattttttttgctcaaggctggcattctagccACACCTCTTCTCACaggattcttttgttgttgctgttggttaattggaaatgagtctcttgggtttgtctgcctgtgttggctttgaactgtgatcctcagatctcagcctcttgaatagctctGATTATagatctgagccactggtgccaagttCTTCTTTGTCCAAGCTGGTACTGAGTTCTTGGCCTCAaaggatcctcttgcctcagcctccccagtagccagAGATACAGGCACTCCTGGTACCCTGAAATATTTTCAGTCTACACTTGAGTCCGCAGGTGTAGGACCTGTAAGTATGGCCTGCAGATACAGAGAGCCAACTATATGACCAAATAATACTTTGTAAAGATGCACTGTGTTTTTTCTAGCCGTTAACCAGTTGATGAACAGTGTGGTTGTTTCCACTTTGGGGCTGTTGAGAACAATGCTGCCATGTTTGTGTGGGTGCTGAGAGTAGTAGACACATGTAATATAAGCATAAGTGACGTTAGAGTTGTGGAAATTACACTTTGCTGGATGTGATACTTGCTGTGTCAAAATAGttgtcagaggggctgggaatatggcctagtggtaaagtgctcgccttgtatatatgaagccctgggttcgattcctcagcatcacatatataggaaaagccagacgtggaactgtggctcaagtggaagagtgctagccttgagcaaaaagaagccagggacagcgctcaggccctgagttcaagccccaggactggccaaaaataaaaataaaaaagttgtcAGAGCCAGAAGCTGGTGGTTCAGGCCTCTACTCCAAGCTAttccatatttataaaataaaattctcctaTAGTGCTAACCTGTCTATTGCTTGGGCTTGTGTGGACTGTAATTTTATTCCTCCAATGGTTTTCCACTGCAGAAACCCCGAGACTCCTCGGTTGAAGTCCGCAGTGACTGGGAGGTGAAAGAGGAAATGGATTTTCCTCAGCTGATGAAAATGCGCTACTTAGAGGTTTCAGAGCCGCAGGATATGTGAGTACCTCCTTGCGCTGCTTTCCTTAAGCCCAGTGATTCAGAAAAGCCTTAAAGCCACTTACTCAGAAGACATGCATAAGATCACAGAGAAGTTTTAATGGTCAAAACAGCATGAAAAGCAGAAGTTTTCTAGTACTGAATTTCAGGTTGCTTACAACTTCCTGGCCTCCtgaacaaaggagaaataaaaataagttatctAGCTCTTTTagcagagacagaaaaggaacaaagctGAAAGAATTTGCTAACATTAAACTCCAGATGTCTTTCAGTTCCTGCCTCCTTACAGAAGCACAGTAAGATGGCCTTAGCCCTTTGGGCAGAGACGGGGCAATCAGGAGCCTTCTGACAGCTCTAAAAGCCCCTTGCCTTGAAGGGCAGGGAGCCCGAGCGCTGTTCCAGCAACCTGCCGGGCTGGGTGCGCCTGTAACTGAACACTAGTCATCCTGACTGAAAGCGGAGGGAATGGGCTGGGTGCGGTGCCTGCACTGTGGTCTGCGAGAACAGAGCTGAGCCAGCTCTCCGGGCTCCCTGAGGGTTCTGCTCCTGCTCCAATGAGAGGCTTCAGTGCGTAAGCGTTAAGTGACTTGGAAGGAAAGGGGCTCACTTACTGCACCTCTTGCCTGTCCTCCCTGCAGCGAGTGCTGCGGGGCCCTGGAGTACTATGACAAAGCCTTCGACCGCGTCACCACGAGGAGCGAGAAGCCCCTGCGGAGCATCAAGCGCATCTTCCACACGGTCACCACCACTGACGACCCCGTCATCCGGAAGGTGTGCACCCTGCGTCTGTGGCTCGGCCCGGCACAGGAGTGTCCAGGCAGCCCTCAGTACCCGGGGGAATTGGTTCCAGAATACTCCCCCACCGATAGCAGAATCCATGGGTGTTCAAGTCCCTTATGTAAAATGACACAGACTTTTCATGGTAGCCCAGGCCCCGACTGCTACTTCAGTCCTCTCTAGATGACTGTAATACCTCCGACATTCTTGTAATGTTTTGGGAATTATGGCAGCATGCATTCAGTAAGACAGTTTCTTCTCTGTGCCGAGTGCACAGGTCCACAGGGAGCcccgtatacacacacacacgcatgggcCCCTGATGAGATCCTTCTGTGCCAGGCTTGGAGATGggtgagaggaaaggagaggacagGCACTGCGCTGGGTAACCCTGGCGTGCTGCTGTTACCCGGAGCGGACCCGGGTCCCAGCACTGCCTGCTGGTCGGCCTTCTTATCCGTACAGACAAATGAATTTAATGCCCGCCTTGGGAGGGAGTAGACAGGTGTCACGAAGCACCCGGCTGGAACCTAGTGTGCGTTCTGTGTGGGTGACACACAGCATGATGACATCACAGTTCCCGCCCCATGAAGTGTTGCCGTGCCTCAGTGCTTTCTCTGTCGCCTTCCTCACAGCTGGCAAAAACCCAGGGCAATGTGTTTGCCACTGATGCCATCCTGGCCACGCTGATGAGCTGCACCCGCTCCGTGTACTCCTGGGACATCGTCGTCCAGAGAGTCGGCTCCAAGCTCTTCTTTGACAAGAGAGACAACTCTGATTTTGGTGAGGAGCCTGTCTGGGGAGCCGCTCAGGGGCCGTGGGACTTGTGTGGGTTCAGGACAAGTCCTGGACAAGTCCTGGGAAATGGGTAGGAAATGGTCTGCCTTCGTCCGGGGCATTAGCAGCATGTCCACGGTCCTCCCTGCCTCCTGGAGCTCCGGCCTTCCGGGCCCTCGCAGGCACTCCCGTGTTCTCACATCTGCAGTGTTCCCTGTTCCTTTCGCGAGTTCTTTTCAGCCCCTGCCTGTGCATAGCATACATGTGTCAGCGTCACTCGAAAAAGTGACAGCTTGAAAACAAGCAGTAGCATCCTACCCTGAGCCTGAAGCCACTCATTGTCTTGAGGGACCCACAAAGATGGAGTGGCTTATTTTCTGTCATCGTGAGCAGCTGTCCTCCCCCATGAGACCCACATGCGGAAACCCATGTTGGGAGAAGGCATGGGAGGTGACTTGATTGTGTGGGTGAATGACTGTACCCTGCTTTTTTACAGACCTCCTGACCGTGAGTGAGACAGCCAACGAGCCCCCTCAAGACGAAGGTAATTCCTTCAACTCGCCCCGCAACCTGGCCATGGAGGCCACCTACATCAACCACAACTTCTCCCAGCAGTGCTTGAGAATGGTGAGTGCGCGCGAGCACTGTGGTGCTTGCCACGGGCGCTGGGCTTGGGTTGAGTGGGACTGGCACGGCCCAGCCCGTCGCAGAGGTCATGAGCTGGCTTGGAGGTCAGGCTGCCTGGtgttgaaccacagatccactaaGGAGCTGTGGGTCACAGGCCTCTTTCCTTCCTGAGATGTTACAGGATTTGTTTTGGgtgccggtcttggggcttgaacttagggtctagatACGGCCCCCagagctcaagaccagtgctctaccacctaagccacagttacacttctggattttttgttgcttaattgaaaataagggtctcatagacttacctgaggtcctctgagctcagcctcctgagtagccagcattGCCAGCTTAAGAAGTTACAGTTGTGACAGATGGTTGGGATTCCCTCAGTTGCTTAGCTAGTGCCCTGTTGTGTGCAGATGCATCCCTTTATTCCCTGGGGATGGATTCTCACCCTCCCTGAACTTTGAGCAGAATGGACGTTAAAGGCATGACTGTGTCAGACAGTGATGGGAGCCGGCCTGGCTGTGGATGCATTGTTTGGGTCTCTTGGAGGCTGGCAggcaggagggggagaagagcGTGAAGTGAAGCCCAGCGTCTTGAAGGGCTGCAAGGAGCAAGCCGTGCTGGGTCTGGCTGGTTGGGAACAAGAGTGACCACATCTCATGCCAGCTTTGCCATTCTGCAGGGGAAAGAAAGATACAACTTCCCCAACCCAAACCCGTTTGTGGAGGACGACATGGATAAGAACGAGATTGCCTCTGTTGCCTACCGGTATGTCCGCCCTCGGTGGGGTGAGGCTGGTGGAGCAGAGCCTGTGCCGGGAAGGGGATCCCCTGGGGCGAGGGTCTCTGACCAGCGAGCTCCTCCTTTGCTGCAGGTACCGAAGGTGGAAACTCGGAGACGACATTGACCTCATCGTCCGCTGTGAGCACGATGGCGTCATGACGGGGGCGAATGGGGAAGTGTCCTTCATCAACATCAAGACGCTGAACGAGTGGGACTCCAGGGTGAGGCGCCGCTCGGAACTCGGCTGCCTCAGGGAGCCGGTGCCTTTGTTCCTCTGCTGACCCCTCGCTGACTGGGAGCACAGTGCCCAGAGTTGACAGCTCTTCCCCTTGTTTTGCACACAGGCAGCAGAATTCCCCTTCCTCAGTGCTTTCTTCCTCCATTTAGGCTTCTGCTTTTGACCTCTTCGTTATGTGGGTTGCCCATTCTGGAAGCATGGCCTCAGTCTTCATGACTTCTTTATTATTTCCTACTGAAGTGTAGGATTCTAAGATATAACTCAGAATCATTTCCTAGGTGCCTTAAAAGCAACAGGCTTCCCCCGCTTCTTCCATTCTCCCTCCTGCTGGTGCTCCATGGCAGCAGAGCCCTGGTTCTTCTCCAGCTACAGCTCTTGTCTCTGTAAGGCAGAAGTCTAGTTTGTGGCTTGGTTCTGTGTCACAAGGCTAAGATCCAGGAGATCGCATCTGCACATCTGGAAGATAATGCACTTGAGCTCATTCCAGTGGTTGGCAGTGGTCCTGTCCTTATGCTTGTAGCTGACAGCACTCAACTCACTACTGTCCCTTGTGCTTGTGGTGCGGTATCTGTTTCCACTCCATTTCCCTTTGTCTCTGTGAGTTTTGCTGTTACTTGCTTCCATGCTGGTACCatggtctgaactcagggcctaaattctctcagctttcttgctcactgtgGTACTCCACCACTCGAACCAGACCTCCACTTCCTAAACTCTGAGTGAGCTCGTgcatttgtgtgccagtactagagcttgaactcagggcctggtctctgccccttagctttctcaaggctggcatggtACCACTTGCcgcacctctgcttccagcttgttgctggttagttagagattaATCTCTTGGACTTCCCTGACAGGGCAGCTTTATCTTcatggctcagcctcctgaatagctagaaaagAACTCCAATATTTCTTTTGCAGTGAAACAAGACAGTCTGGGAGCTCTGCCTTGTGACCTTTGACCTGTTGTTTCATTTTGCATGCCTCTGCTTCCCACATCTGTAAATAAGGTCGTTGAAGATGTCTGGGGAAGTGGCAGGCTCTGAGGAAGGCCCGGCCTGGCCTTCCCTCTGTGTCCCTCAGACCAGGGCCACTCTCTCCCATCTGTAGCTTCTGCCAGTGGTCTCCACTTGGCCAAGTGCACGTGTCATGCGTAAAGCCCTTCCCGCCATTCATGTGGCCAGCGTTGAGTACTCTGCTGGGCACAGGAAAGGGGCCGTGTCTGTCTCTTAACCCTGTCTGCCTGAGGCACCCAGGCCTTGGCACCCGTGACCAGTTTCTTCTCCTGCAGCACTGCAACGGTGTGGACTGGCGGCAGAAGCTGGACTCACAACGTGGGGCTGTCATCGCCACCGAGCTGAAGAACAACAGCTACAAGCTGGCCCGGTGGACCTGCTGTGCTCTGCTGGCCGGATCCGAGTACCTCAAGCTGGGGTGAGATCCCTGTCCAGGAGCTGGGGGCCGGCTGAGGAGGCGGGGTGGGGAACTGAAGGCTGGGGATGGCAGCAGAGGCGTCGCTACATAGCTGCCATGCGCCCCTAAGTGGCACCATCTCTGCGGCCCTGCTCCGGCACTGACCTCCCCTCCCTCTCAGTTACGTGTCTCGGTACCACGTGAAGGACTCCTCGCGTCATGTCATCCTGGGCACCCAgcagttcaagcccaatgagtTTGCCAGCCAGATCAACCTGAGTGTGGAGAACGCCTGGGGCATCCTGCGCTGCGTCATCGACATCTGCATGAAGCTGGAGGAGGGCAAGTACCTCATCCTCAAGGACCCCAACAAGCAGGTCATCCGCGTCTACAGCCTGCCTGATGGCACCTTCAGCTCAGATGAAgacgatgaggaggaggaggaagaagaagaggaagaggaaggtgtGTGACAGCCCCTCGGGCTAGCAGGATCTGGGGACTAATGGGGGAATTTTATCCCTCATGATTAGGAATTCTCTGGGACTTAAGTCTGGAGTAGCTTTCACTCCGTCTCCCGGAGCCTCTGGAGCTTTAGATctcaggagggtggggaggagcgaGGCGGCCCTGTGGGAGCGGGGGCTCTAGAAGAAGGAAGGTCGTAACCTGAATGCTGTCTCGGCTGTGCACCCGGAAGGCTCACCTGCTCCGTAGAAGCATTGAAAACCCCAGCCCTTCAGCATCTGGAAGGAAAGGGACAACACTCACCCATCGTGGCTTATTTCTCCCCACATTTGTGTCTTTCAGAGGAAGAAACTTAGAGGAGACGGTGAGGGAGCTGGAATTAAATTCTACCGAGCCTAGTGGGCCTTTGCCTCATCAAGTGTCTGCCTCGTTCCTGTCCTCAGGCATGAGGCAGATGGAATAAAATTAAGTCTGTTTCATCTCTTCACATGCCTCCATTCATTCATGACGTACAGCTCCACCTTCTCCCAGGAGCTCTTGGGGGTACAGTCAGCAGCCTGCACTGGAGTTTTCAGGCCGGGCCCTATGTTCTCGAGCATTGTAAGATTCACAGTCCTGTTCAGGTTTCATTCCTGGAACCCCATGTAATGATTCTGTCGTGGGTAGTATCAGTTTTTTGAGGTGCCCCACAGAGATCCCCACAAGAAATCCACTTGCACAAGCACAAAGGTGCCCCAAGACCTGGCTGTTCCCTATGGGGGGTTCACTATGAGAAACACAGGCACAAACCTCAGCAAATTAATGAAGtagggccaggtaccagtggctcactatTTTAATGCTAGCTGCTTGGGAGACCTTGTAggttaggttcaaagccagccaaaacaAAAGTTCATGAAATACTATccctaattaaacagcaaaatgacagcctgtggttcaagtggcagggtaccagccaagtaagagcttgaagcacttgagttcaagccctggattAACACAGAAGtagagccaggtgcttgtggctcacacctataatcttagttacccaggaagctgagatctaaggatcatggttcaaagccagcccaggcagggaggtatgaaattctccaattaaccaccagaaaaaacaaaagtggagctatagctcaaagtgaaaGCACTAAATAGCctagagcaaagagctcagggacagggcccaggccctgaattcaagccccatgagggggggagggggggaaggctgAGTGTGATGGCCTTTACCTAATCCCAGTTACTAGGGAGGAGCccaactcaggcaaaaagtgTTGGGGGCATAGCTTATATGGTGGAGTACCTagctagcaagtgtaaggctctgagttcaagtcccagtactggaacaaaaaaggcatgaagctgggccctggtggggcaggaaagtc contains:
- the Eif3d gene encoding eukaryotic translation initiation factor 3 subunit D, which codes for MAKFMTPVIQDNPSGWGPCAVPEQFRDMPYQPFSKGDRLGKVADWTGATYQDKRYTNKYSSQFGGGSQYAYFHEEDETSFQLVDTARTQKTAYQRNRMRFAQRNLRRDKDRRNMLQFNLQTLPKSAKQKERERIRLQKKFQKQFGVRQKWDQKSQKPRDSSVEVRSDWEVKEEMDFPQLMKMRYLEVSEPQDIECCGALEYYDKAFDRVTTRSEKPLRSIKRIFHTVTTTDDPVIRKLAKTQGNVFATDAILATLMSCTRSVYSWDIVVQRVGSKLFFDKRDNSDFDLLTVSETANEPPQDEGNSFNSPRNLAMEATYINHNFSQQCLRMGKERYNFPNPNPFVEDDMDKNEIASVAYRYRRWKLGDDIDLIVRCEHDGVMTGANGEVSFINIKTLNEWDSRHCNGVDWRQKLDSQRGAVIATELKNNSYKLARWTCCALLAGSEYLKLGYVSRYHVKDSSRHVILGTQQFKPNEFASQINLSVENAWGILRCVIDICMKLEEGKYLILKDPNKQVIRVYSLPDGTFSSDEDDEEEEEEEEEEEEEET